Within the Phaseolus vulgaris cultivar G19833 chromosome 9, P. vulgaris v2.0, whole genome shotgun sequence genome, the region ggcaaggtTCTATTAGTACTACATAAGATAAAGCTTTATCTTCATACTTTCCAATGGAAAACTTAACATTCACCTACTAATTTACTATCATATCCCTATCTTCATTTATCCAATGCAATTTATAAGGTTTGGTAAGTAGCACAATAGTTAGATTCAATTTCTCAACCAGTCTAGTGCTACTATAGTTATAACACAACCCACTATCAGCAATAAGAGAACaagtattttcaaaaatattatatctTGTGTCgcttttattttcaatttctttatAGTTTATATCtattgtaatttaatttatgttttattaaaaaaatctttggaTGACTTTAATGtacttctctcttttttttctaataattacaATTCTGGCTATTTTATTTGTgatttataatttgtattaattgttttttataattacttgTATGTGGTAAAATGAAttgttatataatttaattgtaTTATATAAGTAACACAAGTATATCAACttattaaacataaatttaatttatttaaatataagtgCTTTTcggaacaatttttttaatttatttttttgaaatattatttttattcatatttgtagtgaaaaaatacttttattttaattttaaaaaatcaaattttaattatgtttttaaaatatattttacaaaattaagaacatataagattataaaataattaaacagaTACTTGATTCTTACTAGGGCAAACTTTTTAAGTCTagaaaagtaataaatattttaatgctTTTAACATTTAATCACTTTTAATCTCTATTATAAATTATCAAATCATCACaagttttttattctattaCCTCAATTCAATCATTCATAAAGTTTTCACtgatttcatttttcattttattttattttactttatttccTTTTCACTTTATTTTCTTTCCATTCTCTAATTCAAACTTATGTAGCACAGACACTAACACATACACTAATACGACATGGACACAGATAtacatataatctctaaaatataggacatagggacacaaatatatatattatatagttatggattatataaattacaataaagatttatgtgtacaagtatgtttcaaaaaaatttagcaaaaagatgtttttcatggctggttcaaaaggatttgttcattatttttataattataataaaattttatacaataagtttgagtttttagaaaattaatgtatttatctttttaaaaattgtgttacAATTGttaaaaatccaacaaatattttttgaattagatacTTCATCAATATGTGTCCTAAGAGTGTCAGTGTCTCGGTGTCTGATACGTATATCCGACACGaacacgccatttaagagaagtATCTGAGTCTcgtagattaaaaaaaaacttataagaaGGATATTAATTGATTTCAGTATAACATATATTTAAGATTTAATTTTTGAGGTTTCCACACATATTTggtttaaaaattataagaacataaaagaaattaaatcaaacgtaagataattttataattttttctttcttcctaaTAGTTACAAAgtgaaaaaaatcaatatatatatatatatacactttaaaaaataataaaaatatgaatacttGAGTCTTTTGTTATTTACACCACCATTATATTCTTCTTCTCTCAAACTTGTGTTGAATTTCATTCTTTCTTTACTGTTTAAGGTTACCATTTAAAAGAACAGATTCTTTTGAGTTGTCCAGGATTCATTTATCTGGTTTTAGCTTGTTCAAATAGAATATCATAATCCACTGCATTTTGAATACAACTACttccttaaataaataaatatatatatatatgatattattaaaaaaagtctttcatttttttaaatatttattttaattttgtaaaatcgATTAATTTTAGTCTTTCTTTTTGGTCATAGACATGATGATGTCTGTTAATGGCTGACGTTTGAGAAAAGTGGACTACAATACTCCCAGGTGACAAACTCGAACAAAAAAATACCGTTTGATGAATTTTTAACGTTATGCCTTCAGATTTGGAAAGACAGATTTGGGTTTCCTTACAAAGTAAATAGAAGCGAGCTACTTCTACTGCATTATGAGGGCACATGCAAAAAATTTAgatttctttttgttttatatgaaattctgatatataaaaaaaaatagattatatGTTCTATTAACTTTTactctattttataatttagtttgataaatttcttctaatttttcttgttttataaatataaatattttatttctctatGTTTTAGGAATGATAAAACGGGTTGAGTTTGGCGGGCCGGTCCGTCGGTCTGTCATCATTTTGTTGGGACGGATTAGTTTTTTAACCAGACAATCTGTATTGGTCCAGTTAACCTAACCTATCAACTTATATTGGTCCGGTCCATCTAACTCGCCAACCCAACAGGTCACAAGCAGAACGGAGTctgcctttttttttttatacttttaaagaGTAATCTCATGCTTTTGGAATACAAATTTGTGATAACCAATGTTTTATATAgaactttatttacattaatttctttatacatcattttattttttgaagtattattgatatttattttattttattaggtattaaattttttcattagaatattaaatttgtatttaattatattactatttttatttttttttaaatgatattaatgatcataacaaaataaatatatctaaaataaaaaataaataaaaatttgaaaagtaaTAGACCATTCCGTCCTACGACGGATAGGTTACTATTTTCAACCCACCCTGCCTCATTTTTTGTGGGTGGATCGTTTACACAAAATTTTATAATGATAGTTAACTCTTATGGTAGTTTAAGAGAACATGTTTTAGAAAAACAATAATGATTTAGTTTTAAGGTTTTGGAAGTTAGGTAGTGACTCaaggtatatttttatttagattttcaTAAACTTTTGAACGATTATGCATGTATATGTTAAGAGGTTTACACtaaagttatatttaattttattgtaaaaaaactATAATCAATACCCAATTACTTTTAAGTTGCAGAGGGAAGAACTTGTAACCGGGAAGTtgaaataaaagagaaatttgGAATCTATGTTGAGATTTGGGAAGAATGGGAAACATGAGtcctaaatttaaaaatgaagagaaataataatttgggtgtatatattttatagaataaaataaGAACGTGAGAAGAGTGTCGTAATCAAACCGTCCACTTGGCGAGTATCTCTGGTTTCTAATTAGGGAAATCCAATGGTCGTTTTCGCAATCTCCATTGGCACACGTGGTCCATGCACTCTTCCCCACACTTACCCAACACTTTACTGCTACGTGTCCACCGCCACGTCTCTCTCTCGCACGTGTCTCATTACTCGTGTCGTCTCTCCCCACTATTCCTATAAACCCAACCTCCACTCCCTGCAATCCCCTCCATGTTTCTCCAACCTCTTTCGCTGTTACTCTCACTCACTTTCCAaaccctaaaaacacaaaaatggAAACTGAAGGGGCCTGCTGCATCACCAACTTTCAAACACCTGCTGCACACCACATCTCCAGGGTCCACAGAATAATGTTAGGCTTCCGCCCTATCGCCCCCAAACCCCTCCCCGCCGCCGCTCTTTCCGATGCTTCTTCCTCCGAGACCGCCGCCGACGCCTTCTCCAGATCCACCACATCCAAACGAAAGCGCGCAAAAGGTAACGgtaaaaccaccaccaggcacTGCACTCGTAAGAGAAACGCGCCTCCTCCGCCGCCACCGCCTACAACGCTCCCGCTGCTGCCGGAGACTCCGGTGCCGAAGAAAACCGCCTCCAGAGAAAGCCACAAGAGCGCGCCGGTGTGGCTGAGTTTCGGGAACCGCGGCGGTGCAGTAACGTCGGTGGATCCGTTCTGGTTCCCGGCGGCCGGATCGGTGGTGACGGTGGAGTGCGTGACGGAGATGTGGCGGGAGGAGGAGGGGCTGGGGTTGGGGAGTGGAGACGAGGAGAGGAAGGCGAAACTGGAAGAGGACACGTGTCCGGGGTTTATCTCGGACGGTTACGGGAGGGTGACGTGGACGAATGGTGCGTACAGGGAAGTGGTTGGTGAGGGAGGAGTTTGGCTGGCGATGAAAGTGAGCGTAGCGTATCCGTATCGAGGGTTCACGGGCTGGGTTAGGGTGCAGTACGCTTCTGGGAAAGAGAGAACCGTGCCGTGTGACGTTTGGAGAATGGATTGCGGTGGTTTTGCCTGGAGGTTAGACGTTAAAGCGGCTCTTACCTTGACCCTAGCtttgtaatataatatataatatacctCCACTAACTCCTGTTAAGGTTCTTCACCAAACAGACAAAAG harbors:
- the LOC137822325 gene encoding uncharacterized protein, yielding METEGACCITNFQTPAAHHISRVHRIMLGFRPIAPKPLPAAALSDASSSETAADAFSRSTTSKRKRAKGNGKTTTRHCTRKRNAPPPPPPPTTLPLLPETPVPKKTASRESHKSAPVWLSFGNRGGAVTSVDPFWFPAAGSVVTVECVTEMWREEEGLGLGSGDEERKAKLEEDTCPGFISDGYGRVTWTNGAYREVVGEGGVWLAMKVSVAYPYRGFTGWVRVQYASGKERTVPCDVWRMDCGGFAWRLDVKAALTLTLAL